The following coding sequences are from one Formosa haliotis window:
- a CDS encoding lysoplasmalogenase: protein MLTPIELKFTRVYIFILILEIICSSTPSLYPLHYITKPALLISLLLFFISTNQRLSTSTKRLTILALSFSLLGDILLMFTNNSQMFFTLGLVAFLFAHLMYILIFIKDRRSFKKGVFFLTICLLYALLFIHFLQPHLGSLLTPVIIYIIAILSMVTTAFLRHKKNNPQAYYFILTGAILFMISDSILAINKFIAPIPFESIGIMLPYGLAQLLLVLGIKKAL, encoded by the coding sequence ATGCTTACTCCCATAGAACTAAAATTTACTAGGGTTTATATATTCATTTTAATATTAGAGATCATCTGCTCTAGCACTCCAAGCTTATACCCTTTGCACTATATTACAAAACCTGCACTTCTTATTAGTTTACTTCTATTCTTTATAAGTACTAATCAAAGATTATCTACTTCTACGAAACGATTAACCATACTAGCTTTAAGTTTTTCATTACTTGGAGACATCTTACTCATGTTTACCAACAACTCTCAAATGTTTTTCACTTTAGGGTTGGTTGCTTTTTTATTCGCGCACCTTATGTATATTTTAATATTTATTAAAGATAGAAGGTCTTTTAAAAAGGGCGTCTTTTTCTTAACCATATGCTTGTTATATGCTTTATTATTTATTCACTTTTTACAACCTCATTTAGGGTCACTTTTAACTCCTGTAATTATTTACATTATCGCTATATTATCGATGGTAACAACTGCTTTTTTGAGACACAAAAAAAACAATCCTCAAGCTTATTATTTCATTTTAACTGGCGCCATATTGTTTATGATTTCGGATAGCATACTCGCCATAAACAAATTTATAGCTCCAATTCCATTTGAAAGTATAGGCATTATGCTGCCTTATGGTTTAGCACAATTACTATTGGTTTTAGGCATAAAAAAAGCACTATAA
- a CDS encoding RNA polymerase sigma factor, with protein MNKELEHSFIKLLEEHQNIVHKICRLYTNNYDAHNDLFQEITIQLWNAYPKFRGDSKFSTWMYRVGLNTAITLYRKSKRSIQTQEFDTVQFKISAEDYDDTEEQQLKLLYSAIHQLNDIEKALVFLYLEDKKYTEISETLGISEVNARVKMNRVKTKLKTILNP; from the coding sequence TTGAATAAAGAACTAGAACATAGTTTTATAAAATTGCTTGAAGAGCATCAAAATATAGTGCACAAAATTTGCCGATTGTACACCAATAATTATGATGCCCACAACGATTTATTCCAGGAGATTACCATACAGCTTTGGAATGCCTATCCGAAGTTTCGTGGTGATTCAAAATTCAGTACTTGGATGTATCGTGTTGGACTAAATACCGCCATAACCCTATATAGGAAATCGAAACGTAGTATACAGACTCAAGAATTTGATACCGTTCAATTTAAAATCTCTGCAGAAGATTATGACGACACCGAGGAACAACAATTAAAACTATTATACAGTGCTATTCATCAGTTAAACGATATTGAAAAAGCATTGGTTTTTCTGTATTTAGAAGACAAAAAGTATACTGAGATTAGTGAAACATTAGGGATTAGTGAAGTAAATGCCAGAGTGAAGATGAATCGCGTAAAAACAAAACTAAAAACCATTTTAAATCCGTAA
- a CDS encoding lysophospholipid acyltransferase family protein codes for MGLLKRNPFGHILLFKKWIIRGLGIITHRRFRGFNELQIEGSEIIKDLPDTNVLFISNHQTYFADVVAMFHVFNASLSGRQDSIKNIGYIWHPKLNMYYVAAKETMKAGLLPKLFAYAGSISIERTWRAQGQDVNRQVKMSDISSIAKALKDGWVITFPQGTTTPFKPIRKGTAHIIKRYEPIVVPVVIDGFRRSFDKKGLRIKKKNILQSIEIKKPLEIDYKNDTIDSIVEKIEYAIEQHPSFLKVLTKEQLQDIEELNKQREF; via the coding sequence ATGGGATTGTTAAAACGAAATCCTTTCGGACATATATTACTATTTAAAAAATGGATAATTAGAGGTTTAGGTATTATTACCCATAGGCGTTTTCGTGGGTTTAATGAGCTTCAAATTGAAGGTTCAGAAATAATAAAGGATTTACCGGATACCAATGTGCTTTTTATTTCCAATCACCAAACTTATTTTGCCGATGTTGTGGCTATGTTTCATGTTTTTAATGCTAGTCTAAGCGGACGACAAGATTCTATTAAAAACATAGGATATATCTGGCATCCTAAACTTAATATGTATTATGTTGCGGCCAAAGAAACCATGAAAGCAGGTTTGTTGCCAAAACTGTTTGCTTACGCAGGTTCTATTAGTATAGAGCGTACGTGGAGAGCGCAAGGTCAAGATGTTAACCGACAAGTTAAAATGAGCGATATTTCTAGTATCGCTAAAGCTTTAAAAGACGGTTGGGTTATTACTTTCCCGCAAGGAACAACAACACCTTTTAAACCTATTAGAAAGGGAACTGCTCATATTATTAAGCGCTACGAACCTATTGTTGTTCCGGTGGTTATTGATGGTTTTAGACGTTCTTTCGATAAAAAAGGACTACGAATTAAGAAAAAGAATATCCTACAATCTATAGAGATTAAGAAGCCTTTAGAGATTGATTATAAAAATGATACGATAGATAGTATTGTTGAAAAAATTGAATACGCCATAGAACAACATCCTTCTTTCTTAAAAGTATTAACTAAAGAACAACTGCAAGACATAGAAGAGCTAAATAAGCAGAGAGAATTTTAG
- a CDS encoding NUDIX hydrolase — protein MNFDDFVKLKSKIENIPLPAEASQFKMSPPFRKELLESMKIKMTTARKAAVMALFYPNEAHETMLVLILRNTYKGVHSAQIGFPGGKLEPEDDSLKTAAIRETFEEVGVPEQDIEVWRKLTHIYIPPSHFIVQPFIGVVPETPTFSKQDEEVDAIIEVPLTEFLNEKNVETKSVTTSYAAKTDAPAFVLQGYVVWGATAMMLSEIKDILKGVRYH, from the coding sequence ATGAATTTTGATGATTTTGTAAAATTAAAATCAAAAATAGAAAATATACCGCTTCCAGCCGAAGCATCTCAGTTTAAAATGTCGCCACCGTTTAGAAAAGAACTGTTGGAGTCTATGAAAATTAAAATGACAACGGCTAGAAAAGCAGCGGTTATGGCTTTGTTTTACCCTAACGAAGCTCATGAAACCATGTTGGTTTTAATTTTACGAAATACCTACAAAGGTGTGCATTCTGCCCAGATTGGTTTTCCGGGCGGAAAATTAGAGCCAGAAGACGATTCACTAAAAACAGCGGCCATTCGTGAAACCTTCGAAGAGGTAGGCGTGCCAGAACAGGATATAGAAGTTTGGCGAAAACTTACTCATATTTACATTCCGCCAAGTCATTTTATAGTACAACCTTTTATTGGAGTCGTACCAGAAACGCCTACATTTTCTAAACAAGATGAAGAGGTAGATGCTATTATTGAAGTGCCTTTAACCGAGTTTTTAAACGAAAAAAACGTTGAAACGAAATCGGTAACCACCTCGTACGCAGCAAAAACCGATGCTCCTGCGTTTGTGCTACAAGGTTATGTGGTATGGGGAGCAACAGCCATGATGCTTAGCGAAATAAAAGACATTTTAAAAGGAGTGCGTTATCATTGA
- a CDS encoding peptidylprolyl isomerase codes for MEFFLQYEKKNKENKVRITTSFGIIDILLFNETKFHRANFIFLTKQGYFTNTQFYRVVKNFIIQGGSSDDPEIGKRRYNIGKYLLPTDAKRGFKHDRGVISMPSSDIENPYKLASPYEFFIVQAAHGAHHLDGDYTIFGKVIRGMDVVDKISNVETDNAEWPLHNVYIEKVEIIN; via the coding sequence ATGGAGTTTTTTCTTCAATACGAAAAAAAGAATAAAGAAAACAAAGTACGAATTACAACCTCGTTCGGAATTATAGATATCTTACTCTTTAACGAAACAAAGTTTCACCGCGCAAACTTTATATTTCTAACGAAGCAAGGCTATTTTACAAATACCCAATTTTACAGAGTAGTGAAAAACTTTATTATTCAAGGCGGTAGTAGCGATGATCCTGAAATTGGAAAACGCCGCTATAATATTGGAAAATACCTCCTCCCAACAGATGCAAAACGCGGCTTTAAGCATGATCGCGGTGTAATTTCTATGCCTAGTAGCGATATAGAAAATCCATATAAATTGGCATCGCCTTATGAATTTTTTATCGTTCAAGCTGCCCATGGAGCTCACCACCTAGATGGTGACTACACTATTTTTGGGAAAGTGATTCGAGGAATGGATGTGGTTGATAAAATTTCGAATGTAGAAACCGATAATGCCGAGTGGCCTCTACACAATGTATATATTGAAAAGGTTGAAATTATAAATTAG
- a CDS encoding trimeric intracellular cation channel family protein: MFYALDILGTIAFAISGVLVALSKRMDPFGILIIAFVTAIGGGTLRDVLIGNTPVGWMQNMTYVYVIIGSTVFAVLFKKKIDYLRTSLFLFDTIGIGLYTLVGVEKGVSAGLHPIICIALGTMTACFGGVTRDILCNEIPVIFRKEIYATACIVGGISYFLLRLLPLEGNFIFLASGLIVIVIRLLAVRFKISLPNLYKNEPDEDANL, encoded by the coding sequence ATGTTTTATGCTCTTGATATTTTGGGAACTATTGCATTTGCAATTTCTGGTGTTTTAGTGGCATTAAGTAAACGCATGGATCCTTTCGGAATTTTAATTATTGCTTTTGTAACCGCTATTGGAGGAGGGACTTTAAGAGATGTACTGATCGGGAATACTCCAGTGGGGTGGATGCAAAATATGACCTATGTTTACGTTATTATAGGCTCTACCGTTTTTGCTGTTTTATTTAAGAAAAAAATTGATTATTTAAGAACTTCACTTTTTTTGTTCGATACTATTGGTATAGGTCTATATACCCTTGTTGGAGTAGAAAAAGGTGTTTCTGCAGGTTTACATCCTATTATTTGCATTGCTTTAGGTACCATGACCGCTTGTTTTGGTGGGGTTACTCGCGATATTTTATGCAACGAAATTCCGGTTATATTTAGAAAAGAAATATATGCTACAGCATGTATAGTTGGCGGGATATCTTATTTCTTATTACGCCTTTTACCGCTAGAAGGTAATTTTATATTTTTAGCCTCGGGCCTAATAGTTATCGTTATACGCTTGTTGGCGGTGCGATTTAAAATTAGTTTACCTAATTTGTATAAAAACGAACCCGACGAGGATGCTAATTTATAA
- a CDS encoding Dps family protein — MGLNILGLDAAKTKDLAKDLNNLLANFQTYYQNLRGIHWNIKGKQFFELHVKFEELYTDANVKVDEIAERVLTLGETPLHTFEDYASIAKVPVGKNVSADEKAVQLIVDSLSVLLQIERDLLDKSGDAGDEGTNSMMSDFITEQEKTVWMMKAWLGETTV, encoded by the coding sequence ATGGGACTTAATATATTAGGATTAGATGCTGCTAAAACCAAAGATTTAGCAAAGGATTTAAATAACTTATTAGCAAACTTTCAGACATATTATCAGAATTTAAGAGGAATTCACTGGAATATTAAAGGAAAGCAATTCTTTGAATTACATGTTAAGTTTGAAGAGTTGTATACCGATGCTAATGTAAAAGTTGATGAAATAGCAGAACGTGTTTTAACATTAGGAGAAACACCGTTACATACTTTTGAAGATTATGCATCTATAGCCAAAGTACCGGTAGGGAAAAATGTATCTGCCGACGAAAAAGCAGTTCAGCTTATTGTAGATTCACTTTCTGTATTATTACAAATTGAAAGAGATCTATTAGATAAATCTGGCGATGCCGGAGATGAAGGTACAAACTCTATGATGAGTGACTTTATTACCGAACAAGAAAAAACAGTTTGGATGATGAAAGCTTGGTTAGGAGAAACTACAGTTTAA
- a CDS encoding LysR substrate-binding domain-containing protein — protein MTITQLYYVMAVAENQNFTKAAEKCFVTQPTLSMQIQKLEDELDVLIFDRSKKPIELTEVGKKIVNQAKNIVNESYRIQDIVDQQKGFIGGEFKLGIIPTIMPTLLPMFLNTFIKKHPKVKLVIEELTTQEIISRLHEGHLDAAIAATPLELENIKERVLYFEPFVGYIPKNHRLHKVEKISAIDLDIDDMLLLEDGHCFRDGILNICKSFKKHTDDNFQLESGSIETLIKLSNEGLGMTLLPYLHTLDLNEKAKENLKFFTEPSPAREVSLIYPKSELKMQIVEALQTVISGVIRGAIAFQNVKIISPISKKK, from the coding sequence ATGACAATTACACAATTATATTATGTTATGGCAGTTGCTGAAAATCAGAACTTCACGAAGGCCGCAGAGAAATGTTTTGTAACACAACCTACTTTAAGTATGCAAATTCAGAAATTAGAAGATGAATTAGATGTACTTATTTTTGATCGTAGTAAAAAACCGATTGAATTAACAGAAGTAGGTAAAAAAATTGTGAATCAGGCTAAAAATATAGTCAACGAATCGTATCGTATTCAAGATATTGTCGATCAACAAAAGGGATTTATAGGAGGAGAATTTAAATTAGGAATTATTCCTACAATTATGCCTACCCTATTACCTATGTTTTTAAATACCTTTATAAAAAAACACCCTAAAGTTAAACTTGTTATTGAAGAGTTAACCACGCAAGAAATTATTTCTAGACTACACGAAGGCCATTTAGATGCTGCCATTGCTGCAACACCTTTAGAATTAGAAAACATTAAGGAGCGTGTGTTATACTTTGAGCCATTTGTGGGTTATATCCCAAAAAACCACCGATTACATAAAGTTGAAAAGATCTCTGCAATTGATTTAGACATAGACGACATGTTACTGTTAGAGGACGGCCATTGTTTTAGAGATGGAATTTTAAATATCTGTAAATCTTTTAAAAAACATACCGACGATAATTTTCAATTAGAAAGCGGTAGTATTGAAACCTTAATTAAACTCTCTAACGAAGGCCTTGGTATGACCTTACTACCCTATTTACACACTTTAGATTTGAATGAAAAAGCCAAAGAAAACCTGAAGTTTTTTACCGAACCATCTCCTGCTAGAGAAGTTAGCTTGATTTACCCAAAAAGTGAACTAAAAATGCAAATTGTAGAAGCCCTTCAAACTGTAATTTCGGGAGTAATTAGAGGCGCCATTGCCTTCCAAAATGTTAAAATTATTAGTCCGATATCTAAAAAGAAGTAA
- a CDS encoding MutS-related protein has product MKIYSDNIIKYDAKLLLLTQKLKQASLLRLFTFLGFIGVLISLFYLKLFTAFFIAIPISILGFGYVLKHHGRLAFLKTHTAFLKRINECEILRLNNELEAFDSGEKFINPNHPYSSDLDIFGQHSIFQLVNRTTTESGEIRLSEWLSKPANKAEILNRQHAIKTLSKKLDWRQNFQASGMHYLNKKSNYADLLHWVEQPLVLLKKQPIYRLIALVSPILFFISTYFFYLNLGLPTAFLHLTFMIVVLGTNYLIINKLKNLSEAIVETSSANLETLHGYLSLIKNIETESFEAKKLQDLQAKLTQGNYSAHHEIKQLCSLLEYAQQRPIKKIPIGGNYMYPLLNSILLLDIYLILGTEKWKLKNKAMITTWADVISEFEAINSFAGFHYSNPTYSFPVITDTQNYVYFEALGHPLLEHTKRVCNDFHSEEAGDVIMITGSNMAGKSTFLRAVGVNIVLALAGAPCCAVQGNLSILQLYSSMRIADNLQKGISSFFAELKRIESLLKLIETNNNVFFLIDEMFKGTNSEDRHLGGFSFINQVSKLNTSGVIATHDIELAKRAGNQDLVRNYSFNSEIKNEAMIFNYKLDAMICHDFNASALMKRSGIKIISEPK; this is encoded by the coding sequence ATGAAAATCTATTCGGATAACATAATAAAATACGATGCCAAATTACTACTGTTAACCCAGAAGTTAAAACAAGCATCTTTATTAAGATTATTCACCTTTTTAGGATTTATAGGAGTACTTATTTCTTTGTTTTATCTAAAACTATTTACCGCCTTCTTTATAGCAATTCCTATTAGCATATTAGGATTCGGATACGTTCTTAAACATCATGGGAGATTAGCATTTTTAAAGACACATACGGCCTTCTTAAAAAGGATAAACGAATGCGAAATTCTAAGATTAAATAACGAGTTGGAAGCGTTTGATAGCGGTGAAAAGTTTATAAACCCAAACCATCCCTACAGTTCTGACTTAGATATTTTTGGCCAACATTCTATATTTCAATTGGTGAATCGTACCACAACAGAATCGGGAGAAATACGCTTGTCTGAGTGGCTGTCTAAGCCGGCAAACAAAGCTGAAATATTAAACAGACAACACGCTATTAAAACATTGTCTAAAAAACTAGATTGGAGACAAAACTTTCAAGCATCGGGCATGCACTATTTAAATAAGAAAAGTAATTATGCCGACCTATTACATTGGGTAGAGCAACCTCTTGTCTTACTAAAAAAACAACCTATTTATAGGTTAATAGCCCTAGTTTCTCCAATCCTATTTTTTATAAGTACCTATTTCTTTTATTTGAATTTAGGACTACCGACAGCCTTTTTACATCTAACTTTTATGATAGTAGTTCTAGGCACAAACTATCTCATTATAAACAAATTAAAAAACTTATCTGAAGCCATAGTTGAAACCTCTAGCGCTAATCTAGAAACCTTACACGGATACCTTTCACTTATTAAAAACATTGAAACAGAAAGTTTTGAGGCTAAAAAACTACAAGATTTACAAGCTAAATTAACACAAGGCAATTACTCTGCTCATCACGAAATAAAACAGCTTTGTAGTCTGCTGGAATATGCCCAACAACGCCCCATAAAAAAGATTCCTATTGGAGGAAATTACATGTATCCGCTTTTAAACAGCATCCTACTATTAGATATCTATTTAATTTTAGGTACCGAAAAATGGAAATTAAAAAATAAAGCTATGATAACAACTTGGGCAGATGTGATAAGCGAGTTTGAGGCTATTAATAGTTTTGCTGGATTTCATTATTCAAACCCAACCTACAGCTTTCCAGTGATTACAGACACACAAAATTACGTGTATTTCGAAGCTTTAGGACATCCGCTACTAGAACATACCAAACGCGTTTGTAATGATTTTCACTCGGAAGAAGCTGGAGACGTTATTATGATTACGGGCTCTAATATGGCTGGAAAAAGCACATTTTTAAGAGCTGTAGGTGTAAATATTGTATTAGCATTAGCAGGTGCTCCATGTTGTGCAGTTCAGGGTAACCTATCTATACTTCAATTATATTCAAGCATGCGAATAGCAGATAATTTACAAAAAGGAATTTCTTCATTTTTTGCTGAATTAAAAAGAATTGAAAGCCTATTGAAACTCATTGAAACTAACAATAATGTATTTTTTCTTATAGACGAAATGTTTAAAGGCACTAACTCTGAAGACAGACACTTGGGAGGCTTTTCTTTTATTAATCAAGTTAGTAAACTTAACACTTCGGGTGTTATTGCAACTCATGATATCGAACTTGCTAAACGTGCTGGCAACCAAGACTTGGTGAGAAATTACAGTTTTAATAGCGAGATTAAAAATGAAGCCATGATCTTTAATTACAAACTAGACGCCATGATATGCCATGATTTTAATGCGAGCGCACTAATGAAAAGAAGTGGTATAAAAATTATATCTGAACCGAAGTAA
- a CDS encoding TIGR00266 family protein has translation MSAHEIDYHIYGEEMQYVEIELDQNEGVVAEAGSFMMMQEGIKMETIFGDGSTPNQTLLDSIFGAGKRLLTGESLFMTAFYNTQSVKRSVSFASPYPGKILAVDLTKFGGKVICQKDAFLCAAKGVSVGIEFSKRLGRGLFGGEGFIMQKLEGNGMAFVHAGGTLATKNLKAGEKLRVDTGCIVGFTKDIDYDVEVIGGITNSIFGGEGLFFATLTGPGTVYVQSLPFSRLAGRVLAALPKGKHKKGEGSILGSLGDLLDGDNRF, from the coding sequence ATGAGTGCACACGAAATAGATTATCATATTTATGGTGAAGAAATGCAATATGTTGAAATAGAATTAGATCAAAATGAAGGTGTTGTAGCTGAAGCTGGTAGTTTTATGATGATGCAGGAAGGCATAAAAATGGAGACTATTTTTGGAGACGGTTCTACTCCAAACCAAACGCTTTTAGATTCCATCTTTGGAGCGGGTAAACGTTTGTTAACCGGCGAAAGTTTGTTTATGACAGCATTTTACAATACCCAATCGGTAAAACGGTCGGTTTCGTTTGCATCGCCTTATCCTGGAAAAATACTAGCGGTAGATCTCACTAAGTTTGGAGGTAAAGTAATTTGCCAAAAAGATGCGTTCTTATGTGCTGCTAAAGGTGTTAGCGTAGGTATCGAATTTTCTAAACGATTAGGACGAGGTTTATTTGGGGGAGAAGGTTTTATCATGCAAAAACTAGAAGGCAACGGAATGGCTTTTGTACATGCTGGTGGAACTTTAGCAACCAAAAATTTAAAAGCAGGAGAAAAGTTAAGGGTCGACACAGGCTGTATTGTTGGTTTTACTAAAGATATCGATTATGATGTTGAAGTTATAGGAGGTATTACTAATAGTATTTTTGGTGGAGAAGGTTTGTTTTTCGCCACATTAACGGGCCCGGGTACGGTATATGTGCAGTCTCTACCATTTAGTAGATTGGCAGGTAGAGTTTTAGCTGCACTACCAAAAGGGAAGCATAAAAAAGGTGAGGGAAGCATCCTTGGGAGCCTCGGTGATTTACTAGATGGAGACAACAGATTTTAA
- a CDS encoding DUF4442 domain-containing protein, protein MAITPSKLNSFLMLKLPAAYFCGVRTKLINNEKCMVTVKHRWINQNPFKSMFWAVQGMAAELTTGALVMSKISESGKKISMLVLSNTASFTKKATGRITFVCDEGYKINDAIEKAIASGEGQTIWMKSVGTNEEGVEVSTFNFEWTLKVKN, encoded by the coding sequence ATGGCCATAACCCCTTCTAAATTAAATAGCTTTTTAATGCTAAAACTGCCAGCAGCTTACTTTTGTGGGGTGCGTACGAAACTTATAAATAACGAAAAATGTATGGTTACTGTAAAGCATAGATGGATAAACCAAAATCCGTTTAAATCTATGTTTTGGGCTGTCCAGGGTATGGCAGCAGAATTAACCACGGGCGCATTGGTGATGTCTAAAATTAGCGAAAGCGGAAAAAAAATTTCCATGTTGGTACTAAGTAACACTGCCAGTTTTACAAAAAAAGCCACAGGACGTATCACATTTGTTTGCGACGAAGGTTACAAAATTAATGATGCTATTGAAAAAGCAATTGCTAGTGGTGAAGGACAAACCATTTGGATGAAATCTGTTGGTACAAACGAAGAAGGGGTGGAGGTATCTACTTTTAATTTTGAATGGACACTAAAAGTAAAAAATTAG
- a CDS encoding DUF4870 domain-containing protein, which yields MHKKLLYALNMLDNHQKNIATFIHLSTFSRFIFPLGNFIAPLVLWITNKDKSTFIDNHGKEAINFQISILLYTLVLGMITVPFFLFNIFSGIHFIDFNLFDSIHINIGKPSPLLYLGGALGGLAVVGFIVELALIVRASLKAKEGEAYQYPFTIHFIK from the coding sequence TTGCATAAGAAACTATTATATGCTTTAAACATGTTAGACAACCATCAAAAAAATATAGCCACATTTATCCATCTATCTACCTTTTCAAGGTTTATTTTTCCATTAGGAAATTTTATTGCTCCGCTTGTGCTTTGGATTACAAACAAGGACAAATCGACCTTTATAGATAATCATGGAAAGGAAGCCATTAATTTTCAAATTAGCATTCTGCTGTATACGTTGGTATTAGGTATGATTACCGTTCCTTTTTTCTTATTCAATATATTTAGCGGAATACATTTTATCGATTTTAATCTGTTTGACAGCATCCATATTAATATCGGAAAACCATCTCCCCTGTTATATCTAGGAGGTGCTTTAGGCGGACTTGCAGTCGTTGGATTTATAGTTGAATTGGCGCTAATTGTTAGAGCTAGTTTAAAAGCTAAAGAAGGCGAAGCTTACCAGTACCCTTTTACCATACATTTCATCAAATAA
- a CDS encoding PadR family transcriptional regulator: MKIENTKAQMRKGVLEYCILSVLKDDDAYVAEILQTLKDAKMLVVEGTIYPLLTRLKNAGLLNYRWEESTSGPPRKYYGLTETGKLFLSELNTTWSELQHAVNLVTRQKNNSNE; this comes from the coding sequence ATGAAAATAGAAAACACAAAAGCACAAATGCGCAAAGGTGTTCTAGAATACTGCATCTTGTCTGTATTAAAAGATGACGACGCCTATGTAGCCGAAATTTTACAAACGCTAAAAGACGCCAAGATGTTAGTGGTAGAAGGTACCATTTACCCTTTACTAACACGATTAAAAAACGCCGGTCTTCTTAATTACCGTTGGGAAGAATCTACTTCGGGACCGCCACGTAAATATTACGGATTAACGGAAACCGGAAAATTATTTCTAAGTGAATTAAATACCACTTGGAGTGAATTACAACACGCAGTAAACCTAGTAACACGTCAAAAAAATAACAGCAATGAATAA